One segment of Eretmochelys imbricata isolate rEreImb1 chromosome 5, rEreImb1.hap1, whole genome shotgun sequence DNA contains the following:
- the PLK2 gene encoding serine/threonine-protein kinase PLK2 gives MELLRTIAQQPGGGGGGGPRAGEPGLGRACGGEARRKKPVEEEQQHHHHPPQAAPEVSRVITDPGTGKRYCRGKVLGKGGFAKCYEMTDLTTNKVYAAKIIPHSRVAKPHQREKIDKEIELHRMLNHRHVVQFYHYFEDKENIYILLEYCSRRSMAHILKARKVLTEPEVRYYLRQIVSGLKYLHEQEILHRDLKLGNFFINEAMELKVGDFGLAARLEPLEHRRRTICGTPNYLSPEVLNKQGHGCESDIWALGCVMYTMLLGRPPFETTNLKETYRCIREARYTLPSSLLAPAKHLIASMLSKNPEDRPSLDDIIRHDFFLQGFTPDRLSSSCCHTVPDFHLSSPAKNFFKKAAAALFGGKKEKARYFDAHNRLAKEDEEIYKLRHDLKKTSITQQPHRHRTDEETQPSNITAAKPGTLAETKQIGDSIRMIVRGTLGSCSSSSECLEDSTMGSVADTVARVLRGCLENMPEADSIPKEQLTASFQWVTKWVDYSNKYGFGYQLSDHTVGVLFNNGAHMSLLPDKKTVHYYAELGQCSVFPATDAPEQFISQVTVLKYFSHYMEENLMDGGDLPSVTDVRRPRLYLLQWLKSDKALMMLFNDGTLQVNFYHDHTKIIICNQNEEYLLTYINEDRISTTFRLTTLLISGCSLELKHRMEYALNMLLQRCN, from the exons ATGGAGTTACTGCGGACGATCGCTCAGCagccgggcggcggcggcggcggcggccccaGGGCGGGCGAGCCGGGGCTGGGCAGAGCTTGCGGCGGGGAGGCGCGGCGCAAGAAGCCggtggaggaggagcagcagcatcaccaccaccccccacaggCTGCCCCCGAGGTCTCCCGGGTTATCACCGACCCCGGCACGGGCAAGCGCTACTGCCGCGGCAAGGTGCTCGGCAAG GGTGGATTTGCCAAATGTTATGAGATGACCGATTTGACAACGAACAAAGTCTATGCTGCAAAAATCATTCCTCACAGCAGAGTAGCTAAACCTCATCAAAGGGAAAAG ATTGATAAAGAGATTGAGCTGCACAGAATGCTTAATCACAGGCACGTTGTACAGTTTTACCACTACTTTGAGGACAAAGAGAATATTTACATTCTTCTGGAGTACTGCAGTAGAAGG tctATGGCTCACATCTTGAAAGCAAGGAAGGTATTGACGGAACCAGAAGTGCGATACTACCTCAGGCAGATAGTGTCAGGGCTAAAATATCTTCATGAACAGGAAATCTTGCACAGAGACCTTAAACTAG GTAATTTCTTCATTAATGAGGCCATGGAACTAAAAGTAGGCGACTTTGGTTTGGCAGCAAGGTTGGAACCGCTGGAACACAGAAGGAG AACAATCTGTGGCACACCAAATTACCTCTCTCCAGAAGTCCTCAACAAACAAGGACATGGATGTGAATCCGACATATGGGCCTTAGGTTGTGTAAT GTACACAATGCTGTTAGGAAGACCTCCATTTGAGACGACAAACCTCAAAGAAACCTACAGATGTATAAGGGAAGCAAGATACACTCTACCATCATCTCTGTTGGCACCTGCAAAGCACTTAATAGCTAGCATGTTGTCAAAAAATCCTGAGGACCGGCCCAGTTTAGATGATATAATTCGACATGACTTTTTCTTACAG GGCTTTACACCAGATCGACTCTCCTCTAGCTGTTGTCACACTGTTCCTGACTTCCACTTGTCAAGTCCAGCTAAGAATTTCTTCAAaaaggcagctgctgctctgtttggtggtaaaaaggaaaaagcaagaTACTTTGATGCACATA ataGACTAGCTAAAGAGGACGAAGAAATCTACAAACTTAGACATGATTTGAAAAAGACCTCGATAACCCAACAGCCCCACAGACACAGAACAGATGAG GAAACCCAGCCTTCTAACATTACAGCAGCCAAACCTGGCACTCTAGCAGAGACCAAGCAGATTGGAGACTCCATTCGAATGATAGTTAGAGGAACTCTAGGAAGTTGCAGCAGTAGCAGTGAAT GTTTGGAAGACAGCACCATGGGAAGTGTTGCTGATACAGTTGCAAGGGTACTGCGAGGATGTCTTGAGAATATGCCAGAAGCAGATAGTATTCCCAAAGAACAGCTGACTGCATCTTTCCAGTGGGTTACAAAATGGGTTGACTACTCAAACAAATACGGCTTTGGTTACCAGCTGTCAGACCACACTGTGGGTGTTCTTTTCAACAATGGAGCACACATGAGCCTCCTACCAGACAAAAA AACAGTCCACTACTATGCTGAGCTAGGCCAGTGCTCTGTCTTTCCAGCTACAGATGCCCCTGAACAATTCATCAGCCAAGTAACTGTTCTGAAATACTTCTCTCACTACATGGAGGAGAACCTCATGGAC GGAGGGGATCTGCCCAGTGTAACTGATGTTCGCAGGCCCAGGCTTTACCTCTTACAGTGGCTAAAATCTGACAAAGCGTTAATGATGCTCTTCAATGATGGCACACTTCAG GTGAACTTTTACCATGATCACACAAAAATAATCATCTGTAACCAAAATGAGGAGTATCTCCTTACCTACATCAATGAAGATAGAATATCAACAACATTTCGACTGACAACACTTCTGATTTCTGGATGTTCATTGGAACTAAAACACAGAATGGAATATGCACTGAACATGTTGCTGCAAAGATGTAACTGA